A genome region from Euphorbia lathyris chromosome 4, ddEupLath1.1, whole genome shotgun sequence includes the following:
- the LOC136227401 gene encoding WAT1-related protein At1g25270-like yields the protein MRHVIEVLHGLRPVILMILVQIIYTGMNVFYKLAANDGMNMRILVAYRWIFASAFTIPLALFIERKNRPNFSWGLLWLAFLSGLFGGTLSQNLYVESLIVTSATFAAAIANLTPAVTLILAVFLGYEKLGLKTGVGKAKTLGTLIGIGGAMLITLYRGVELKLWSTNVHLLKAKASAQNGHVSSNYIVGFVTAFGSCVCYAVWLMIQTKMSKIYPLHYTNAALTSIMASIQCVVFSVCSQRNWSHWKLGWNVRLLTVFYSGIINSGLVLTFIAWCVYMRGAVFVASFSPLSLVLIAIIASLLLQEQLHLGSVVGAALIVCGLYMVLWGQCKEMKEKAKLVPTQNENELIDIQVVSDSSLSKKHQHS from the exons ATGAGGCATGTTATAGAAGTATTGCATGGGTTAAGGCCAGTTATTCTGATGATTTTGGTACAAATAATATATACAGGGATGAATGTGTTTTACAAATTGGCTGCAAATGATGGTATGAACATGAGGATTCTTGTAGCTTACCGTTGGATTTTTGCCTCTGCTTTTACTATTCCTCTTGCTCTTTTTATTGAAAG GAAGAACAGACCAAACTTCAGTTGGGGTTTACTTTGGTTAGCTTTTCTAAGTGGCCTTTTTGG GGGAACGTTGAGCCAAAATTTGTACGTGGAAAGCTTGATAGTAACATCAGCAACATTTGCTGCAGCTATAGCTAATCTTACTCCGGCAGTAACATTAATACTTGCAGTCTTTCTtgg GTATGAAAAGTTGGGATTGAAAACAGGAGTAGGGAAGGCAAAGACGTTAGGAACATTAATAGGAATAGGTGGAGCAATGCTTATTACATTGTATAGAGGTGTAGAGCTGAAATTATGGTCGACAAATGTACATCTTCTTAAAGCAAAGGCATCAGCGCAAAACGGCCACGTTTCGAGCAATTATATTGTTGGGTTTGTGACTGCGTTTGGCAGCTGCGTATGTTATGCAGTCTGGTTGATGATTCAGACAAAGATGAGCAAAATATACCCACTTCATTACACAAACGCAGCATTGACCTCTATAATGGCATCCATTCAGTGTGTTGTTTTTTCAGTTTGCAGTCAAAGAAATTGGAGCCACTGGAAATTGGGATGGAATGTTAGGCTGCTTACTGTTTTCTATTCGGGAATCATAAATTCAGGATTAGTGCTGACCTTTATAGCGTGGTGCGTATACATGAGAGGAGCTGTGTTTGTGGCAAGTTTTAGTCCTCTGTCTCTTGTTCTCATTGCCATTATTGCTTCTTTGCTTCTACAAGAACAACTTCACCTCGGAAGTGTAGTTGGAGCAGCACTGATAGTGTGTGGATTATACATGGTCCTATGGGGCCAATGCAAGGAGATGAAGGAAAAAGCTAAACTTGTTCCAACTCAAAACGAAAATGAATTGATTGACATTCAAGTTGTTTCTGATTCTTCATTGTCCAAGAAGCACCAACATTCTTAA